A genomic stretch from Patagioenas fasciata isolate bPatFas1 chromosome 8, bPatFas1.hap1, whole genome shotgun sequence includes:
- the MRPL43 gene encoding large ribosomal subunit protein mL43, whose translation MTARGSPSRFLTAVLHNGVGRYVRQLQRLQLLFSPIAADSRGARQFVEEAALDFARQHPDVVLYVSPRPGLAPALLAEYLNGTVREELIASKTCEEIMQLATKLAGQSGLDIIRIRKPFHTDNPSVQGQWHPLTNKPSALTVQGPRLQLQ comes from the exons ATGACGGCCCGCGGGTCCCCCAGCAGATTCCTGACCGCCGTCCTGCACAACGGCGTGGGCCGCTACGTGCGGCAGCTGCAGCGCCTCCAGCTCCTCTTCAGCCCCATCGCGGCCGACTCCCGCGGCGCCAG GCAGTTCGTGGAAGAGGCAGCGCTGGACTTTGCCCGGCAACACCCCGATGTGGTCCTGTACGTCAGCCCACGACCCGGGCTGGCCCCCGCGCTGCTGGCCGAGTACC TGAACGGGACAGTGCGGGAGGAGCTGATTGCCAGCAAGACATGCGAGGAGATCATGCAATTGGCCACCAAGCTGGCCGGCCAGTCCGGCCTCGACATCATCCGCATCCGCAAGCCCTTCCACACTGACAACCCCAGCGTGCAGGGCCAGTGGCACCCACTCACCAACAAACCCTCCGCCCTCACTGTCCAGGGCCCGCGGCTGCAGCTCCAATAA
- the TWNK gene encoding twinkle mtDNA helicase isoform X1 yields the protein MALVPLRPSRTTGRLLPLLCGAVRSKGAALSPGVPGRLTQRRYKKDVLPSPEGPVPSVSITEIRQYLRAQGIPFHDGYSCLHTPSLFIGGRDEQPPPASTPFTLYIDKTTGSFLCTATLAEGTWQDFQANVELQHRGIPPASSEEQEEDARRAREDARCIWDRALPLWELLDKEETNETKAMFGISLVTDATLKRFGVRYLRTAKSLVFPWFSPRDATLKGLKLLRAEKKGDAIAYEEETLPRFDTYHNLFGLPLIGRRDTELVLTGWELDALALHQATGVASLALPRGSTCLPPALLPYLEQFKRITLWLGEDLRSWEAAKLFARKLSLKRCSLVRPSDLQPRPLEALNQDLNLTKILRAALPASHKSIVSFRQLREEVFGELVNTEQVAGVKWARFPDLNKLLKGHRRGELTIFTGPTGSGKTTFISEYALDLCMQGVCTLWGSFEINNIRLAKIMLTQFATRRLEEQLDLYDEWADRFEDLPLYFMTFHGQQNIKTVIDTMQHAVYMYDITHVVIDNLQFMMGHEHLSVDRLAVQDYIVGAFRKFATDNNCHITLVIHPRKEDDEKELQTASIFGSAKASQEADNVLILQDRKLVTGPGKRYLQVSKNRFDGDVGVFPLEFSKASLTFSSSSKSKVKLKKMKEEKAVSAKKSPEGGSGTSKKP from the exons ATGGCGCTGGTGCCCCTGCGGCCCAGCAGAACCACCGGCCGCCTCCTACCGCTGCTGTGCGGGGCTGTGAGGAGCAAAGGAGCCGCTCTGAGTCCCGGGGTGCCGGGCCGCCTCACCCAGCGGCGCTACAAGAAGGACGTGCTGCCCTCCCCCGAAGGGCCCGTGCCCTCTGTCTCCATCACCGAGATCCGGCAGTACCTGCGCGCCCAGGGCATCCCCTTCCACGACGGGTACAGCTGCCTGCACACCCCCAGCCTCTTCATCGGCGGCCGGGACGAGCAGCCGCCACCTGCCAGCACCCCGTTCACGCTTTATATTGACAAGACGACAGGCAGCTTCTTGTGCACGGCCACCCTGGCCGAGGGCACTTGGCAGGACTTCCAGGCCAACGTGGAGCTGCAGCACCGCGGCATTCCCCCCGCAAGCTCAGAGGAGCAAGAGGAGGATGCACGACGGGCTCGCGAGGATGCCCGCTGCATCTGGGACCGTGCACTGCCGCTCTGGGAGCTGCTGGATAAGGAAGAGACCAACGAGACCAAGGCCATGTTTGGCATCTCCCTGGTGACAGACGCCACCCTCAAACGCTTCGGGGTGCGTTACCTGAGGACTGCCAAGTCCCTCGTCTTCCCCTGGTTCAGCCCCCGTGATGCAACACTGAAGGGCCTGaagctcttgagggcagagaagaAGGGGGATGCGATAGCTTATGAGGAAGAGACTTTACCCCGCTTCGATACCTACCACAATCTCTTTGGGCTGCCCCTGATTGGCCGCCGAGACACAGAACTGGTCTTAACTGGGTGGGAGCTGGATGCCTTGGCCCTGCACCAAGCTACAGGGGTGGCCAGCCTGGCCTTACCGCGGGGGTCCACCTGCTTACCCCCCGCCCTCCTCCCCTACCTGGAGCAGTTCAAGCGCATCACACTGTGGCTGGGCGAGGACCTGCGCTCCTGGGAAGCTGCCAAGCTCTTTGCTCGCAAGCTGAGTCTCAAACGCTGCTCCCTGGTGCGCCCCAGCGACCTGCAGCCCCGGCCCTTGGAGGCCCTGAACCAGGACCTGAACCTCACCAAGATCCTGCGTGCTGCCCTGCCCGCCAGCCACAAATCCATCGTCTCCTTCCGGCAGCTGCGCGAGGAGGTGTTTGGGGAGCTGGTCAACACTGAGCAGGTGGCTGGTGTCAAATGGGCGCGTTTCCCTGACCTCAACAAGCTCCTCAAAGGGCACCGCAGAGGGGAGCTCACCATTTTCACAG GCCCAACGGGCAGTGGGAAGACAACCTTTATCAGTGAGTACGCACTGGACCTGTGCATGCAGGGGGTGTGCACGCTGTGGGGCAGCTTCGAGATCAACAACATCCGTCTGGCCAAGATCATGCTGACGCAGTTTGCCACACGGCgcctggaggagcagctggatcTGTATGACGAGTGGGCTGACCGCTTTGAGGACCTCCCACTCTACTTCATGACCTTCCATGGCCAGCAGAACATCAA GACAGTGATTGATACCATGCAGCATGCTGTCTACATGTACGACATCACCCACGTGGTCATTGACAACCTCCAGTTCATgatgggacacgagcacctctcTGTGGACAG GCTTGCTGTCCAGGACTACATTGTCGGTGCCTTCCGCAAGTTTGCCACGGACAACAACTGCCACATCACGCTGGTCATCCACCCCCGCAAGGAGGATGACGAGAAGGAGCTGCAGACGGCTTCCATCTTTGGCTCTGCCAAG GCCAGCCAAGAGGCTGACAACGTCCTCATCCTGCAGGACCGTAAGCTGGTGACGGGGCCAGGGAAGCGCTACCTGCAGGTGTCCAAGAACCGCTTCGATGGGGATGTGGGTGTCTTCCCCCTGGAGTTCAGCAAGGCCTCACTCACCTTCTCATCATCCAGCAAAAGCAAGGTCAAGCTGAAGAAGATGAAGGAGGAGAAGGCAGTTTCAGCTAAAAAATCTCCAGAGGGAGGCTCAGGAACCTCCAAgaagccctga
- the TWNK gene encoding twinkle mtDNA helicase isoform X2, with amino-acid sequence MALVPLRPSRTTGRLLPLLCGAVRSKGAALSPGVPGRLTQRRYKKDVLPSPEGPVPSVSITEIRQYLRAQGIPFHDGYSCLHTPSLFIGGRDEQPPPASTPFTLYIDKTTGSFLCTATLAEGTWQDFQANVELQHRGIPPASSEEQEEDARRAREDARCIWDRALPLWELLDKEETNETKAMFGISLVTDATLKRFGVRYLRTAKSLVFPWFSPRDATLKGLKLLRAEKKGDAIAYEEETLPRFDTYHNLFGLPLIGRRDTELVLTGWELDALALHQATGVASLALPRGSTCLPPALLPYLEQFKRITLWLGEDLRSWEAAKLFARKLSLKRCSLVRPSDLQPRPLEALNQDLNLTKILRAALPASHKSIVSFRQLREEVFGELVNTEQVAGVKWARFPDLNKLLKGHRRGELTIFTGPTGSGKTTFISEYALDLCMQGVCTLWGSFEINNIRLAKIMLTQFATRRLEEQLDLYDEWADRFEDLPLYFMTFHGQQNIKTVIDTMQHAVYMYDITHVVIDNLQFMMGHEHLSVDRLAVQDYIVGAFRKFATDNNCHITLVIHPRKEDDEKELQTASIFGSAKDRKLVTGPGKRYLQVSKNRFDGDVGVFPLEFSKASLTFSSSSKSKVKLKKMKEEKAVSAKKSPEGGSGTSKKP; translated from the exons ATGGCGCTGGTGCCCCTGCGGCCCAGCAGAACCACCGGCCGCCTCCTACCGCTGCTGTGCGGGGCTGTGAGGAGCAAAGGAGCCGCTCTGAGTCCCGGGGTGCCGGGCCGCCTCACCCAGCGGCGCTACAAGAAGGACGTGCTGCCCTCCCCCGAAGGGCCCGTGCCCTCTGTCTCCATCACCGAGATCCGGCAGTACCTGCGCGCCCAGGGCATCCCCTTCCACGACGGGTACAGCTGCCTGCACACCCCCAGCCTCTTCATCGGCGGCCGGGACGAGCAGCCGCCACCTGCCAGCACCCCGTTCACGCTTTATATTGACAAGACGACAGGCAGCTTCTTGTGCACGGCCACCCTGGCCGAGGGCACTTGGCAGGACTTCCAGGCCAACGTGGAGCTGCAGCACCGCGGCATTCCCCCCGCAAGCTCAGAGGAGCAAGAGGAGGATGCACGACGGGCTCGCGAGGATGCCCGCTGCATCTGGGACCGTGCACTGCCGCTCTGGGAGCTGCTGGATAAGGAAGAGACCAACGAGACCAAGGCCATGTTTGGCATCTCCCTGGTGACAGACGCCACCCTCAAACGCTTCGGGGTGCGTTACCTGAGGACTGCCAAGTCCCTCGTCTTCCCCTGGTTCAGCCCCCGTGATGCAACACTGAAGGGCCTGaagctcttgagggcagagaagaAGGGGGATGCGATAGCTTATGAGGAAGAGACTTTACCCCGCTTCGATACCTACCACAATCTCTTTGGGCTGCCCCTGATTGGCCGCCGAGACACAGAACTGGTCTTAACTGGGTGGGAGCTGGATGCCTTGGCCCTGCACCAAGCTACAGGGGTGGCCAGCCTGGCCTTACCGCGGGGGTCCACCTGCTTACCCCCCGCCCTCCTCCCCTACCTGGAGCAGTTCAAGCGCATCACACTGTGGCTGGGCGAGGACCTGCGCTCCTGGGAAGCTGCCAAGCTCTTTGCTCGCAAGCTGAGTCTCAAACGCTGCTCCCTGGTGCGCCCCAGCGACCTGCAGCCCCGGCCCTTGGAGGCCCTGAACCAGGACCTGAACCTCACCAAGATCCTGCGTGCTGCCCTGCCCGCCAGCCACAAATCCATCGTCTCCTTCCGGCAGCTGCGCGAGGAGGTGTTTGGGGAGCTGGTCAACACTGAGCAGGTGGCTGGTGTCAAATGGGCGCGTTTCCCTGACCTCAACAAGCTCCTCAAAGGGCACCGCAGAGGGGAGCTCACCATTTTCACAG GCCCAACGGGCAGTGGGAAGACAACCTTTATCAGTGAGTACGCACTGGACCTGTGCATGCAGGGGGTGTGCACGCTGTGGGGCAGCTTCGAGATCAACAACATCCGTCTGGCCAAGATCATGCTGACGCAGTTTGCCACACGGCgcctggaggagcagctggatcTGTATGACGAGTGGGCTGACCGCTTTGAGGACCTCCCACTCTACTTCATGACCTTCCATGGCCAGCAGAACATCAA GACAGTGATTGATACCATGCAGCATGCTGTCTACATGTACGACATCACCCACGTGGTCATTGACAACCTCCAGTTCATgatgggacacgagcacctctcTGTGGACAG GCTTGCTGTCCAGGACTACATTGTCGGTGCCTTCCGCAAGTTTGCCACGGACAACAACTGCCACATCACGCTGGTCATCCACCCCCGCAAGGAGGATGACGAGAAGGAGCTGCAGACGGCTTCCATCTTTGGCTCTGCCAAG GACCGTAAGCTGGTGACGGGGCCAGGGAAGCGCTACCTGCAGGTGTCCAAGAACCGCTTCGATGGGGATGTGGGTGTCTTCCCCCTGGAGTTCAGCAAGGCCTCACTCACCTTCTCATCATCCAGCAAAAGCAAGGTCAAGCTGAAGAAGATGAAGGAGGAGAAGGCAGTTTCAGCTAAAAAATCTCCAGAGGGAGGCTCAGGAACCTCCAAgaagccctga
- the LZTS2 gene encoding leucine zipper putative tumor suppressor 2 — translation MAIVQTLPVPLEAAAEGSAKLHTATCSPPAAMGSVGSLLPGRPRHNCAGQPCDGGPPTASFRKQEGLLRASPRDPPSPEEPRMAVPSVAHAYANGGFCSDWLDAPSPASLCSDSDEPHDDRAPSDHLQGPPPKLVPVSGKLEENVEKTLIRPMAFKPVVPKLRSTHPGTRPGLSESQVSLTHLLGAEKPSSLSCRASTLSDSGRNSLSSLPTYSTGCSQHPEAGTLPATLHGPPDPTGGCRPSNSDSGRSSSSKSTGSLSGRGRPSSESGSCGRSPLPSEEAMLVRELEDKLREREAELQLLRDSLDENEVAICQVYEEKQRRCEQELEGLRQRCAAQARQAAQAAQRGQQVLQLQVLQLQQEKKQLQEDLAQLLQERDLLERRCASFQREHTELAPRLEETKWEVCQKSGEISLLKQQLKEAQAELAQRGAELLGLRAQLREARAQLQAGERRAQGLQEAARLKALELEVCANELQRRKSEADLFRAKAGRLEQEVAGLREATRGRCHQPGEGCPLPAEGCPQSSEEPRGSAGLRRQLERLRAEVALERQRGQEQRDAFEQERSTWQGEKERVIHYQKQLQYSYIQMYRRNRRLEQRLQHLRLQGEEPPPEPCDPPGPDPPFEEITATEI, via the exons ATGGCCATCGTGCAGACGCTGCCAGTGCCCCTTGAGGCAGCTGCTGAGGGGTCTGCGAAGCTCCACACCGCCACCTGCTCACcccccgctgccatgggcagcgtCGGCAGCCTCCTGCCTGGCCGGCCTCGCCACAACTGTGCTGGCCAACCCTGTGATGGGGGGCCCCCCACCGCCTCATTCCGCaagcaggaggggctgctccgGGCCAGCCCCCGGGACCCACCGTCCCCTGAGGAGCCCCGCATGGCCGTGCCCAGTGTTGCCCATGCCTATGCCAACGGGGGCTTCTGCAGCGACTGGCTCGACGCCCCCTCTCCTGCCAGCCTCTGCAGTGACTCGGATGAGCCCCATGATGACCGAGCCCCCAGTGATCACCTCCAGGGGCCGCCCCCCAAGCTGGTCCCTGTCTCTGGCAAGCTGGAGGAG AACGTGGAGAAGACCCTGATCCGCCCTATGGCCTTCAAGCCAGTGGTGCCCAAGCTCCGGAGCACCCATCCTGGCACGCGCCCAGGGCTCTCAGAGAGCCAGGTGAGCCTCACCCACTTGCTGGGTGCTGAGAAgcccagctccctgagctgccGCGCCAGCACCCTCTCGGATTCAGGGCGCAACtccctctccagcctgcccacctACAGCACGGGCTGCAGCCAGCACCCTGAGGCAGGCACCCTGCCAGCCACCCTCCACGGTCCCCCCGACCCCACAGGGGGCTGCCGCCCCTCCAACTCGGACAGTGGGCGCTCATCCTCCAGCAAGAGCACGGGCTCACTGAGTGGCAGGGGCCGGCCGTCCTCAGAGAGCGGCTCCTGCGGGCGCTCGCCCCTGCCCAGCGAGGAGGCCATGCTGGTGCGGGAGCTGGAGGACAAGCTGCGGGAGAGGGAGGCTGAGCTGCAGCTCCTACgtgacagcctggatgagaaCGAAGTGGCCATCTGCCAG GTGTACGAGGAGAAGCAGCGGCGTTGcgagcaggagctggaggggcTGCGGCAGCGCTGTGCGGCCCAGGCAcggcaggcagcgcaggcagcgcagcgcgggcagcaggtcctgcagctccaggtactgcagctgcagcaggagaagaagcagctgcaggaggacttggcccagctgctgcaggagcgGGACCTGCTGGAGCGACGCTGCGCCTCCTTCCAGCGTGAACACACTGAGCTGGCACCCCGGCTGGAGGAGACCAAATGGGAG GTGTGCCAGAAGTCGGGGGAGATCTCActgctgaagcagcagctgaaggaggCGCAGGCGGAGCTGGCACAGCGGGGTgctgagctgctggggctgcgggcgcAGCTGCGGGAGGCGCGGGCGCAGCTGCAGGCGGGCGAACGGCGGGCGCAGGGGCTGCAAGAGGCCGCTCGCCTGAAGGCACTGGAGCTGGAGGTCTGCGCCAATGAACTGCAGCGGCGCAAGAGCGAGGCCGACCTCTTCCGTGCCAAAGCTGGCCGGCTCGAGCAGGAGGTGGCAGGGCTGCGGGAAGCCACCCGTGGGCGATGCCACCAGCCCGGCGAGGGGTGTCCCCTGCCTGCTGAGGGTTGTCCCCAATCCAGCGAGGAGCCCCGTGGCAGTGCAGGGCTGCGGCGGCAGCTGGAGCGGCTGCGGGCAGAGGTGGCCCTGGAGCGGCAGCGCGGGCAGGAGCAGCGGGACGCCTTTGAGCAGGAGCGCAGCACGTGGCAGGGCGAGAAGGAGCGGGTGATCCACTACCAGAAGCAGCTGCAGTACAGCTACATCCAGATGTACCGCCGCAATCGACGGCTGGAGCAGCGGCTCCAGCATCTCCGGCTCCAGGGTGAGGAGCCCCCGCCTGAGCCTTGTGACCCTCCTGGCCCCGACCCACCCTTTGAGGAGATCACAGCCACTGAGATCTGA